The Candidatus Abyssobacteria bacterium SURF_5 genome has a window encoding:
- a CDS encoding glycosyltransferase: protein MNKLLNKYAEVVGEDVIQHLRQLSRPLQGKKIIHVNSTREGGGVAEILHKLVPMMRDLDIDADWHVISGDNEFFQCTKAFHNALQGNRVAMPAGMIKSYERTSAENAETLCPVLDSADFVFIHDLQPAALLKLCGEHKGKWIWRCHVDISRPYRLVWKYLHDFISIYDASVFSLADFQKRLPHPQYIIPPSIDPLSEKNIDLPQEEIDAVCSGFQIDRARPLIVQVSRFDRFKDPLGVIHAYQIAKRSIPALQLVLAGGGATDDPEGEAVFKEVEAVGADDPDIHILMLPPDSHRIINALQRAADIVLQKSIKEGFGLTVTEAMWKGKPVIGGNVGGIRLQVVNHHTGFLVDSPEGAALRIRYLLSHREKIAEMGEKTKRFARDNFLLTRQLRDYLTMLVSLSYGNISRIELE, encoded by the coding sequence ATGAACAAACTTCTCAATAAATATGCTGAAGTTGTGGGAGAGGATGTCATTCAGCATCTCCGGCAACTTTCCCGCCCGCTTCAGGGCAAAAAGATTATTCATGTCAATTCCACACGCGAAGGGGGTGGGGTGGCGGAAATCCTGCACAAGCTGGTGCCCATGATGCGGGACCTCGACATCGATGCCGATTGGCACGTCATTAGCGGGGACAATGAATTTTTTCAATGCACCAAAGCGTTCCATAATGCGCTGCAGGGAAACAGAGTGGCAATGCCGGCGGGAATGATCAAATCCTATGAGCGAACCAGCGCCGAGAATGCGGAAACTCTGTGTCCGGTGCTTGACAGCGCCGATTTCGTGTTCATCCATGATCTTCAGCCCGCCGCCTTGCTCAAGTTGTGCGGCGAGCACAAGGGCAAGTGGATCTGGCGCTGTCACGTGGATATCAGCCGGCCGTACCGGCTCGTGTGGAAATACCTTCATGATTTCATTTCGATCTACGACGCCAGTGTCTTTTCTCTCGCCGACTTTCAGAAGAGGCTGCCGCACCCGCAGTACATCATTCCGCCAAGTATCGACCCGCTCTCAGAGAAGAACATCGATCTTCCGCAAGAGGAGATCGACGCGGTTTGCAGCGGCTTCCAGATCGACCGCGCGCGCCCGCTCATCGTACAGGTCTCGCGATTCGACCGGTTCAAAGACCCGCTCGGGGTGATTCATGCATACCAGATCGCGAAAAGGTCGATTCCGGCGCTGCAACTGGTTTTAGCCGGCGGCGGGGCGACCGACGATCCGGAAGGAGAAGCGGTTTTTAAAGAAGTAGAGGCGGTGGGCGCCGACGATCCGGACATCCACATCCTGATGCTGCCGCCGGACTCGCACCGGATCATTAATGCGCTCCAGCGGGCGGCGGACATCGTGCTGCAGAAATCGATCAAAGAAGGATTCGGTTTGACCGTGACCGAAGCCATGTGGAAGGGAAAGCCGGTGATCGGCGGCAACGTCGGCGGTATCCGCCTGCAGGTCGTCAACCACCATACCGGATTCCTCGTCGATTCTCCTGAGGGAGCGGCCTTGCGAATTCGCTATCTGCTGAGCCACCGGGAAAAAATTGCAGAAATGGGCGAGAAGACAAAACGGTTTGCGCGAGATAATTTTCTGCTGACTCGGCAGCTCCGCGACTACCTCACGATGCTCGTCTCGCTTTCTTACGGGAATATCAGCAGAATAGAGTTGGAGTAG
- the otsB gene encoding trehalose-phosphatase: protein MNVLKPEYQLETFFEKVAGAQKRALLLDYDGTLAPFTPNRNEALPYPGVKEILQKLVDSGPTRVILITGRWIRDLVELLDLERLPEIWGSHGWEKLTPDGRYEIGRLEEGPLQGLAEADEWIESEGLAARAEPKPASLAIHWRGLQPREIEQLRRKIEDRLSPLAKRRGLNLHEFDGGIELRIPGRDKGYAVTTVLDEMGKDTAAAYLGDDYTDEDAFVAIRRRGLSVLVRKEFRPTEADIWLVPPEELLDFLKRWLQATSPDH, encoded by the coding sequence ATGAACGTTCTCAAGCCGGAATATCAACTCGAAACCTTTTTCGAGAAGGTCGCCGGAGCGCAGAAACGAGCGCTGCTGCTCGATTACGACGGCACGCTCGCGCCGTTCACACCCAATCGAAATGAAGCCCTCCCCTATCCCGGCGTGAAGGAAATCCTGCAGAAGCTGGTGGATTCCGGGCCCACCCGCGTGATTTTGATAACAGGCCGCTGGATTCGCGATCTGGTCGAGTTGCTGGACCTTGAGCGGCTTCCGGAAATCTGGGGCTCGCATGGCTGGGAAAAACTGACGCCGGATGGCAGATATGAGATCGGGCGACTCGAGGAGGGCCCTCTGCAGGGACTCGCCGAAGCCGACGAATGGATCGAAAGTGAAGGATTGGCCGCACGCGCCGAGCCGAAGCCGGCAAGCCTCGCCATCCACTGGCGAGGCCTTCAGCCGCGCGAGATTGAACAACTTCGCAGGAAGATCGAGGACAGGTTGTCACCGCTCGCAAAGAGAAGAGGATTGAACCTGCATGAATTCGACGGAGGAATCGAGCTCCGCATCCCCGGCCGCGACAAAGGATATGCGGTTACCACCGTTTTGGATGAGATGGGAAAAGACACGGCAGCCGCATATCTCGGCGACGATTACACGGATGAAGATGCTTTTGTCGCCATTCGCCGGCGCGGCTTGAGCGTCCTGGTTCGCAAAGAGTTCAGGCCGACCGAAGCCGATATCTGGCTCGTGCCGCCGGAGGAACTGCTGGATTTCCTCAAGCGCTGGCTGCAGGCGACTTCACCTGACCATTGA
- a CDS encoding trehalose-6-phosphate synthase translates to MTAARFPTNRLIIVSNRLPVIISRGKDGKLHSKPGSGGLVTAIAPVLRNRGGVWIGWPGILQEEGVDIEAVLNEATKTEGYSFKPVLLTEEEKRQFYFAFSNQILWPVFHDFQPRFIPDPASWTVYQNVNQKFAEVTARNIQKDDYIWIHDYHLLTVARELRAMGVKNKIGFFLHIPFPHLDFFLKIPWRHEILSALLQYDLIGLQTLRDRRNFMQCIRAFHGAVRTEGKGQVIMVRVKDREVRIGGFAISIDYDSFVRRATSKEVADQAWYIHEALPNRQLILGIDRLDYTKGITNRLEAFRYALQQYPDLREKVTFIQVVVPSRENIPEYQNLKMQIERLVGEINGQFTVSGWVPIHYIYRSLDPTELLAYYRAAEIALVTPLKDGMNLVSKEYCACSLEEECVLILSEFAGSAAQMHRGALLVNPYSIEEISNAINHAYHMSRDERRKRMKNLRRLVDQYDIFWWVDSFLRAAFTRNLDDFPLLEDYQPQQSRPSDPTNFKMVSFNLSEEPWQV, encoded by the coding sequence ATGACGGCAGCGCGCTTTCCCACAAACAGACTGATCATCGTCTCAAACCGACTCCCGGTCATCATAAGCCGGGGGAAAGACGGGAAACTGCACAGCAAGCCCGGCTCCGGCGGGTTGGTGACCGCCATCGCGCCCGTTCTCCGCAATCGCGGCGGCGTCTGGATCGGCTGGCCGGGAATCCTTCAGGAAGAAGGCGTGGACATAGAGGCCGTCCTGAATGAGGCCACCAAAACCGAGGGATATTCATTCAAGCCCGTTCTGCTGACTGAAGAAGAGAAAAGGCAATTTTACTTCGCCTTTTCCAATCAGATACTCTGGCCGGTGTTCCACGATTTTCAGCCCCGCTTCATTCCCGACCCGGCGAGCTGGACCGTTTACCAGAACGTGAATCAAAAATTTGCGGAAGTCACTGCCCGCAATATTCAAAAAGACGATTACATCTGGATCCACGACTATCACCTGCTGACGGTTGCGCGCGAGTTGCGCGCGATGGGCGTAAAAAACAAGATCGGATTCTTCCTGCATATCCCCTTCCCTCATCTTGATTTCTTCCTGAAGATTCCGTGGCGCCACGAGATTCTGAGCGCCCTCCTGCAGTACGACCTGATCGGACTGCAAACGCTGCGCGACCGCCGCAACTTCATGCAGTGCATTCGAGCCTTTCACGGCGCTGTCCGCACAGAAGGCAAAGGGCAGGTCATCATGGTGCGTGTCAAGGACAGGGAGGTGAGGATCGGCGGCTTCGCCATCAGCATTGACTATGATTCATTTGTTCGTCGCGCAACAAGCAAAGAGGTGGCTGATCAGGCATGGTACATCCATGAGGCGCTGCCGAACCGCCAGTTGATTCTTGGAATTGACCGGCTCGACTATACCAAAGGCATCACCAACCGGCTCGAGGCGTTCCGGTATGCGCTCCAGCAGTATCCGGACCTTCGCGAAAAGGTGACGTTCATACAGGTCGTGGTGCCCAGCCGCGAGAATATCCCCGAGTACCAGAACTTGAAAATGCAGATCGAGCGGCTGGTCGGCGAGATCAACGGGCAGTTCACGGTTTCCGGCTGGGTGCCGATCCACTACATATATCGGAGTCTTGATCCCACTGAGCTACTGGCGTATTATCGCGCCGCTGAAATCGCGCTTGTGACCCCGCTGAAGGACGGCATGAACCTGGTTTCCAAAGAATACTGCGCGTGCAGCCTGGAAGAGGAGTGCGTGCTCATTCTGAGCGAATTCGCGGGGTCTGCGGCGCAAATGCATAGAGGGGCGCTCCTGGTGAATCCGTACAGCATAGAAGAGATATCAAATGCGATCAATCATGCCTACCACATGAGCAGAGACGAGCGCCGGAAAAGAATGAAGAATCTCAGGCGCCTCGTCGATCAATATGATATCTTCTGGTGGGTTGATTCATTTCTTCGGGCCGCATTCACCAGAAACCTTGATGATTTCCCGCTTCTTGAAGATTACCAGCCGCAACAGAGCCGGCCGTCAGACCCGACCAATTTCAAAATGGTCTCATTCAATCTATCCGAAGAACCCTGGCAGGTATAG